The Panacibacter microcysteis genome includes a window with the following:
- the pruA gene encoding L-glutamate gamma-semialdehyde dehydrogenase — protein MNLGYFSYPLPANEPVLQYGPGSPEKAILKRTLAELKKKPVDVPMYIGGKAVKSGNRVDIHPPHEIAHTLGAFHMGDEKHVRQAIDAALKAKQAWADMPWEDRAHIFLKAADLIATKYRSYMNGTTMLGQSKNAYQAEIDSACEIIDFLRFNVHYLSEIYRQQPISSPGVHNRMEWRPLEGFVLAVTPFNFTAIGGNLPTSAAMCGNTVVWKPANTQVYSAQMFMRILKEAGLPDGVINLIYVDGPVLGKVCFAHPEFAGVHFTGSTGVFNQMWKTIGENISSYRSYPRIVGETGGKDFVMVHKSANVDAVVTALARGAFEFQGQKCSAASRAYLPSNIAEEVKRKLVAEVQTMKMGSVEDFGNFVNAVIDERSFDKIATYIANAKKDKKASILVGGTYDKSEGYFIAPTVIEAKDPKYTTMCEEIFGPVLTIYVYDADKFEETLALVDNTSPYALTGSIIAQDREAVVMATAKLRNAAGNFYINDKPTGAVVGQQPFGGARASGTNDKAGSMLNLYRWLSARTIKETYNPPTDYRYAFLNEA, from the coding sequence ATGAATCTTGGATATTTCTCTTACCCGCTGCCGGCAAATGAACCGGTACTGCAATATGGACCAGGTTCTCCGGAAAAAGCAATCTTGAAAAGAACGCTTGCTGAATTGAAGAAGAAACCGGTTGATGTGCCAATGTATATTGGTGGTAAAGCGGTAAAGAGTGGTAATAGGGTAGACATACACCCGCCACACGAAATAGCGCATACACTGGGTGCATTTCATATGGGTGATGAAAAACATGTAAGACAGGCCATAGATGCTGCGCTTAAAGCAAAGCAGGCGTGGGCAGATATGCCGTGGGAAGACAGGGCGCACATCTTTCTGAAAGCTGCAGACCTTATAGCCACCAAATACCGTTCTTATATGAATGGTACCACTATGCTGGGGCAAAGCAAAAATGCATACCAGGCAGAGATAGACAGTGCCTGCGAAATCATTGATTTCTTACGTTTCAATGTGCATTACTTAAGCGAAATATACAGGCAACAGCCAATATCTTCCCCCGGTGTACACAACCGTATGGAGTGGCGCCCGCTTGAAGGGTTTGTGCTGGCTGTTACCCCATTCAACTTTACCGCTATTGGTGGTAACCTGCCAACAAGTGCCGCTATGTGTGGCAATACCGTGGTATGGAAACCTGCCAATACACAGGTATATTCTGCGCAAATGTTTATGCGTATTTTAAAAGAAGCAGGTTTGCCGGATGGTGTGATCAACCTTATTTATGTGGATGGCCCCGTACTTGGTAAAGTTTGTTTTGCACATCCTGAATTTGCAGGCGTACACTTTACCGGTTCTACCGGTGTGTTTAACCAGATGTGGAAGACAATTGGTGAAAATATTTCCAGCTACAGGTCTTACCCGCGTATTGTTGGCGAAACCGGTGGTAAAGATTTTGTAATGGTGCACAAAAGCGCAAACGTTGATGCGGTAGTTACTGCACTTGCACGCGGTGCTTTTGAATTCCAGGGGCAGAAATGCTCTGCCGCCTCAAGGGCATACCTGCCATCTAACATAGCAGAAGAAGTAAAGCGTAAACTGGTGGCGGAAGTGCAAACCATGAAGATGGGCAGTGTGGAAGATTTTGGCAATTTTGTAAATGCTGTTATTGATGAAAGAAGTTTTGACAAAATTGCTACCTATATAGCCAATGCAAAAAAAGATAAAAAAGCGTCCATTCTTGTAGGAGGTACTTATGATAAATCTGAAGGATATTTTATAGCGCCAACGGTTATTGAAGCGAAAGACCCTAAGTACACCACCATGTGCGAAGAGATTTTTGGGCCAGTGCTAACCATATACGTGTATGATGCGGATAAGTTTGAGGAAACGCTGGCATTGGTTGACAATACATCGCCTTATGCGCTTACCGGTTCTATTATTGCGCAGGACAGAGAAGCCGTTGTAATGGCCACCGCCAAACTGAGGAATGCTGCAGGAAATTTTTACATCAACGATAAACCAACCGGTGCGGTAGTTGGCCAGCAACCTTTTGGTGGTGCAAGGGCCAGCGGTACAAACGACAAGGCAGGCAGCATGCTAAACCTCTATCGTTGGCTGAGTGCACGAACAATCAAAGAAACATACAACCCGCCAACAGATTATCGCTATGCATTTTTGAATGAAGCATAA
- a CDS encoding 2-C-methyl-D-erythritol 4-phosphate cytidylyltransferase produces the protein MKKYAVIVAGGAGTRMGNVTPKQFLLLKGKPVLWYTIDSFLRAYDDMHIVLVLPKDHLKKGEKIINQLDHANGKIVMIEGGSTRFHSVKAGLQTIEEEAVVFVHDGVRCLISVPLIRRCFNQAIEKGSAIPAVAATDSIRIVKDGTHYISDRQQVRIIQTPQTFLSTIILPAFEQQYDEAFTDEATVVEAYGTPVHLTEGEYDNIKITRPIDLLIAERIIEDRSAF, from the coding sequence ATGAAAAAATATGCTGTTATCGTAGCAGGCGGCGCCGGTACAAGAATGGGCAATGTAACACCCAAACAGTTCCTGTTGCTAAAAGGTAAACCTGTTTTGTGGTATACGATAGATTCTTTTTTACGTGCCTATGATGACATGCATATTGTACTCGTTTTACCGAAGGATCATTTAAAGAAAGGAGAGAAAATCATCAACCAGCTGGACCATGCAAACGGAAAAATAGTAATGATAGAAGGTGGCAGTACCAGGTTCCATTCTGTAAAAGCTGGTCTGCAAACGATCGAAGAAGAAGCTGTTGTTTTTGTGCATGACGGCGTGCGATGCCTCATCAGCGTACCGTTGATAAGACGCTGCTTTAACCAGGCTATAGAAAAAGGCAGTGCAATACCCGCAGTGGCCGCCACAGATTCCATCCGCATTGTTAAAGATGGTACTCACTATATCAGCGACCGGCAGCAGGTACGCATTATACAAACACCACAAACTTTTTTAAGTACCATTATTCTGCCAGCATTCGAACAACAATATGACGAGGCTTTTACAGATGAAGCAACAGTGGTGGAAGCGTATGGCACACCCGTACACTTAACAGAAGGGGAGTACGATAACATAAAAATTACAAGACCTATAGACCTGCTCATAGCTGAGCGTATTATTGAAGACAGGTCTGCATTTTAG
- a CDS encoding M1 family aminopeptidase gives MRFFVTAMLLLFVHNIYAQQTWQQEVNYTIDVTLNDAEHTLDGFEQINYINHSPDTLRYIFIHLWANAYKNDQTAFSEQLLRNGRTDFYFSSEEQRGYINRLEFKTGKETLVTEATKDIDVIKLLLAKPLAPNEEVTIATPFHTKLPFLFSRGGYYKQFYAITQWYPKAALYDKDGWHAMPYLDQGEFYNDFGNYHVSITLPGNYKVAATGLLTETHEGPTLKQMVTDQKPDKKKQPFLPKKRKVEEEITPSSGKQQTWVYDARHVTDFAWFADKRFIVRSDTIMLGDNIVKANCYILPENAGLYANSLQFTKQAIRFYSAQFGNYPYPAVNVVSAPKALVYPTSMEYPMLTMITESTEMEVDATIAHEVGHNWLMGILATNERDHAWMDEGINTFIERKYRLQYYPEHYSTSLDFSGLNGAGVHKLLNTTIGLKKDQPIDLTSDAYSEFNYGAVVYEKTADWMEYLEKMVGKDTIAAITRAYYSNFSFKHPSPADLKNTAEKVSGRDLTAAFNKIYSTGYIDSSVMQEKTKFSFGIPGFKEQAKYIIFTPVAGFNHYDKIMIGGMLHNYQLPLQKMQFLIAPVYATGSRKLNGTARLSYNHFTKRTWLEIATSGIRYSINDFSDEKNDKLYLGITRFVPSVKLSLYNKELREKTKWTFLIRSFILKEDQLNFRDITTPTDTFSQAYKTTANNLVNQLKISYENNRVLYPYNANVVIDQGKDFLRIGFTGKYFFNYNQARQGIAARVFAGKYFNLNNTNPFAAYKTALNMSGPKGDEDYTYSGYFIGRNEFEGWQSQQVMERDGFFKVRTDLLGDKIGKSDDWLVAINLSGDIPDKVNPLNALPFKLPIKLFLDIGTYSEAWRNDEAANNKILFDAGLQLSLFRGGLNVYVPLVYSKVYNDYFKAYLGDKRFAKNISFNINLDVFQLSKLSRTIPW, from the coding sequence GTGAGATTTTTTGTGACGGCAATGCTGTTATTATTTGTACACAATATTTATGCGCAACAAACCTGGCAGCAGGAAGTAAACTACACCATAGATGTAACCCTCAACGATGCAGAGCATACGCTTGACGGTTTTGAACAGATCAATTATATCAATCATTCCCCCGACACATTGCGCTATATTTTTATTCACCTTTGGGCTAACGCATATAAAAATGACCAGACGGCCTTTAGCGAACAGTTATTAAGAAACGGAAGAACAGATTTCTACTTTTCATCTGAAGAACAACGTGGATACATAAACAGGCTTGAATTTAAAACCGGGAAAGAAACACTTGTAACCGAAGCAACCAAAGACATTGATGTTATTAAACTGTTGTTGGCAAAACCACTGGCGCCCAACGAGGAAGTTACTATCGCAACCCCCTTTCATACCAAATTGCCATTTCTTTTTTCGAGAGGTGGTTATTACAAACAGTTTTACGCCATCACGCAATGGTATCCTAAAGCAGCGCTGTATGATAAAGATGGCTGGCATGCTATGCCTTATCTTGACCAGGGAGAGTTTTACAATGATTTCGGCAACTACCACGTCTCAATCACCCTACCGGGAAATTATAAGGTGGCTGCTACTGGTTTATTAACTGAAACACATGAGGGGCCAACACTGAAGCAAATGGTTACTGACCAAAAGCCGGATAAAAAGAAACAACCCTTTCTTCCCAAAAAAAGAAAAGTAGAAGAAGAAATCACTCCTTCTTCAGGAAAACAACAGACCTGGGTTTACGATGCCCGCCATGTAACAGACTTTGCATGGTTTGCTGATAAAAGGTTTATTGTAAGAAGTGATACCATAATGCTTGGAGATAACATAGTAAAAGCCAACTGCTATATACTGCCTGAAAATGCCGGTCTGTATGCAAACAGTTTGCAGTTTACCAAACAGGCTATCCGTTTCTACAGTGCACAGTTTGGCAACTATCCCTATCCTGCAGTAAATGTCGTTTCTGCACCTAAGGCTTTGGTTTATCCTACAAGTATGGAATATCCCATGCTCACAATGATTACCGAGTCAACCGAAATGGAAGTAGATGCTACGATAGCACATGAAGTGGGTCATAACTGGCTGATGGGTATCCTGGCTACCAACGAAAGGGACCATGCATGGATGGATGAAGGCATCAATACCTTTATAGAAAGAAAATACCGGTTGCAATACTATCCTGAACATTACAGTACGTCACTGGACTTTTCAGGGCTTAATGGAGCAGGCGTTCATAAGTTGCTGAATACAACGATTGGTCTAAAAAAAGACCAGCCGATTGATCTTACAAGCGATGCGTACAGCGAATTTAATTACGGGGCCGTTGTGTACGAGAAAACGGCAGACTGGATGGAATACCTGGAAAAGATGGTTGGCAAAGACACCATAGCAGCAATTACCCGAGCTTACTACAGCAACTTTTCGTTCAAACATCCATCGCCAGCAGATCTTAAAAATACCGCGGAAAAGGTTTCTGGCCGTGACCTTACCGCAGCCTTCAACAAGATTTATTCTACAGGCTATATCGACAGTTCTGTAATGCAGGAGAAAACGAAATTTTCGTTTGGGATACCAGGCTTTAAAGAACAGGCAAAATATATCATTTTTACGCCGGTAGCAGGCTTCAACCATTATGACAAAATAATGATTGGCGGTATGCTGCATAATTACCAGTTGCCATTACAAAAAATGCAATTCCTCATTGCACCGGTATATGCAACCGGCAGCAGGAAATTAAATGGTACTGCGCGGTTGTCTTACAATCATTTTACCAAACGCACATGGCTCGAAATTGCCACAAGCGGGATTCGTTACTCCATTAATGATTTTTCAGATGAGAAAAATGACAAGCTTTATCTTGGTATTACAAGATTTGTACCCTCGGTAAAACTTTCATTGTATAATAAAGAACTGCGTGAAAAAACAAAATGGACATTTCTGATAAGAAGTTTTATTCTAAAAGAAGACCAGCTCAATTTCAGAGATATTACTACACCAACAGATACTTTTAGCCAGGCCTATAAGACAACGGCAAACAACCTCGTAAACCAGTTGAAGATAAGCTACGAAAATAACCGGGTGCTTTACCCGTATAATGCCAACGTGGTAATAGACCAGGGCAAAGACTTTTTACGCATTGGCTTTACCGGTAAATACTTTTTCAATTATAACCAGGCAAGGCAAGGCATTGCTGCAAGAGTTTTTGCGGGCAAATATTTTAATCTTAACAACACTAATCCTTTTGCTGCCTATAAAACAGCCCTGAATATGAGTGGACCAAAAGGAGATGAGGACTATACCTATAGCGGTTACTTCATTGGCCGTAATGAATTTGAAGGCTGGCAAAGTCAGCAGGTAATGGAGCGGGATGGATTCTTTAAAGTACGTACAGACCTGCTGGGAGATAAAATAGGGAAATCTGACGACTGGCTGGTTGCAATAAACCTGAGTGGCGATATACCGGACAAAGTAAACCCGCTGAATGCTTTACCGTTTAAACTTCCGATAAAATTATTTCTTGATATAGGTACGTACAGCGAAGCATGGAGAAACGATGAAGCCGCCAACAATAAAATCCTTTTTGATGCAGGCCTGCAACTGTCTTTGTTCCGCGGTGGCCTGAACGTATATGTACCACTTGTATACAGTAAAGTATACAATGATTATTTCAAAGCTTACCTTGGCGATAAGCGTTTTGCAAAAAATATTTCTTTTAATATTAACCTCGACGTGTTTCAGCTGAGTAAGCTGAGCAGAACCATTCCATGGTAG
- a CDS encoding ATP-binding protein: MKNLSYILICILIVLTASCAHAADSSYHLTAKKGLLDLRSASIGEDEISFSGEWAFYWQQLLTPDSLEHFKPRYTAFPALWNNTIINGKTLPAKGYATYALTVLLPPDSKPLAINIPDVYSSYRLYVNGKVIAENGKPGRSADDSQPWWSNEMRTIAPGTDTLRIVWQIANFSHAKGGAAQTISIAEKDSVIYRKDQSTAFSFLLTGCLFMGGMFFLGLYIFGRYDKTLLLFSLFCITYSYRIVGADPYSLHTFIQGTPWWITTRLEYLSLYFSEFLFTLYVLNLYPAQASRAVSSVIAVICALFCVSVFVLPAYIFTMLIKVFLGFSLVNMLYTLYVFSSAVRKKMTGSVYSLGGAVILVLVFVYIGLAYIQQFKANEAFVIIGYILFFFLQSLILSYRFAHNLKKAKRVAEKALLAKSQFLSTMSHEIRTPLNAVIGLTHLMLKNDPRKDQEEELKIMLFSANNLLSIVNDILDYNKIEAGKIHFECIETDMHSIVKNIAGGFKTYAEEKGIQLECSTDETLDVTVLADPTRMSQVLTNLVHNAIKFTARGSVKITVAAEQRNTNTITLRFTVKDSGIGIPAEKQRIIFDQFTQADSSTSRSFGGTGLGLSICKSILEKQGVTMQLVSEEGIGTEFYFVQTFPVCKKIAQDKKPVTVSNARPLEGISILLVEDSEFNIVVATRFLQSWGAEIEVAQNGQEALDKFNEAKHQLILMDLHMPVMDGRDATIELRKQGTKVPIIALTASIYADENDKVIACGANDVVIKPFEPESLRNKLLHYLKIAS, translated from the coding sequence TTGAAGAACCTGAGTTATATCCTCATCTGCATACTTATTGTATTAACAGCATCGTGTGCCCACGCTGCTGATTCTTCATACCACCTTACCGCAAAGAAAGGCTTATTAGATCTCCGTTCTGCGTCAATTGGCGAAGATGAGATTTCCTTTTCGGGAGAGTGGGCATTTTACTGGCAACAACTGCTTACACCAGATTCTCTTGAGCATTTTAAACCCCGTTATACTGCATTTCCGGCACTGTGGAATAATACAATCATAAATGGCAAAACCCTTCCCGCAAAAGGTTACGCAACCTATGCATTAACGGTTTTATTGCCGCCAGACAGTAAGCCTCTTGCGATTAACATTCCCGATGTATACAGTTCTTACAGGCTGTATGTGAATGGTAAGGTCATTGCCGAAAATGGAAAGCCCGGCAGATCAGCCGATGACTCACAACCATGGTGGTCTAATGAAATGCGAACCATTGCACCCGGTACCGATACACTCCGCATCGTATGGCAGATAGCCAATTTTTCACATGCCAAAGGTGGCGCAGCCCAAACGATCTCGATTGCCGAAAAAGACAGTGTTATTTACAGGAAAGATCAATCAACTGCTTTTAGCTTTTTGCTTACCGGTTGTTTGTTTATGGGCGGTATGTTTTTTCTCGGACTGTATATTTTTGGCCGCTACGATAAAACGCTGTTGCTGTTTTCACTTTTTTGCATTACATACAGCTACCGTATTGTTGGCGCAGATCCGTATTCGCTGCATACCTTTATTCAGGGCACGCCATGGTGGATCACCACGCGTCTCGAATACCTCTCGCTCTATTTTTCTGAATTCCTTTTCACACTGTACGTGTTAAACCTTTACCCTGCGCAGGCCAGCAGGGCGGTAAGCAGTGTAATTGCAGTTATATGTGCGCTGTTTTGTGTAAGTGTGTTTGTATTGCCGGCCTACATTTTTACCATGCTCATCAAGGTATTTCTTGGTTTTTCACTGGTAAATATGTTGTACACGTTATATGTGTTCAGCAGTGCCGTACGTAAAAAAATGACCGGCTCTGTTTATTCATTGGGCGGTGCAGTAATACTGGTACTTGTGTTTGTATACATCGGCCTTGCTTACATTCAACAGTTTAAGGCCAATGAGGCCTTTGTAATCATCGGCTATATTCTTTTTTTCTTTTTACAGTCATTGATACTCTCTTACCGGTTTGCCCATAACCTGAAAAAAGCAAAAAGAGTAGCAGAAAAAGCATTGCTCGCAAAGTCGCAGTTTCTTTCCACTATGAGTCATGAGATACGCACACCACTCAATGCGGTAATAGGTTTAACGCATCTCATGCTTAAAAACGATCCGCGCAAAGACCAGGAAGAAGAACTAAAGATCATGCTGTTTTCTGCGAACAACCTTTTATCAATTGTAAATGATATTCTCGACTACAATAAGATTGAAGCCGGTAAAATTCATTTTGAATGCATTGAAACAGATATGCACAGCATTGTAAAAAACATTGCCGGAGGTTTTAAAACCTATGCAGAAGAAAAAGGTATTCAACTCGAGTGTTCTACAGACGAAACACTTGATGTTACGGTGCTTGCAGACCCAACAAGAATGAGCCAGGTACTTACCAATCTTGTACACAATGCAATTAAATTTACCGCCAGGGGTAGCGTAAAGATAACCGTTGCAGCGGAGCAGCGGAATACCAACACCATTACATTGCGGTTTACGGTAAAAGATTCCGGTATTGGTATTCCTGCAGAAAAGCAACGCATCATTTTCGATCAGTTTACACAAGCAGATTCGTCTACTTCAAGAAGTTTTGGTGGCACAGGTCTTGGCTTAAGCATTTGCAAAAGCATACTGGAAAAACAGGGTGTTACCATGCAGCTCGTAAGCGAAGAAGGCATTGGTACAGAATTCTACTTTGTGCAAACTTTCCCGGTATGTAAAAAAATTGCGCAGGACAAAAAGCCGGTAACTGTTTCCAATGCAAGACCACTTGAAGGCATCAGTATTTTACTGGTAGAAGACAGCGAATTCAATATTGTGGTAGCAACGCGGTTTTTACAGTCGTGGGGCGCAGAAATTGAGGTAGCCCAAAACGGGCAGGAGGCGCTTGATAAATTCAATGAGGCAAAACACCAGCTTATCCTCATGGATTTGCATATGCCCGTTATGGATGGCCGCGATGCCACCATCGAGCTGAGGAAACAAGGCACAAAAGTGCCAATCATAGCCCTTACAGCCAGCATTTATGCTGATGAAAACGATAAGGTAATTGCCTGTGGCGCCAATGATGTTGTGATAAAACCTTTTGAACCGGAATCTTTGCGCAACAAATTATTGCACTATCTTAAAATAGCGTCCTGA